In Primulina eburnea isolate SZY01 chromosome 5, ASM2296580v1, whole genome shotgun sequence, a single window of DNA contains:
- the LOC140832804 gene encoding E3 ubiquitin-protein ligase RSL1-like isoform X2: MDEASRQKMKMRIQYFVFRIKLQLRLRAAMTVCSQIIKSSRITTADAEYAEELQFHEALLVSLVTAAPPNDASSSVQEPIPNPEMLNYEQLLEDSPLSFCEICLENKESWQMFENDKCSHSFCYECTSNHIISKIRENLKIIPCPALYCKTILNFEACQMMVPDDILVKWHELLCLSLIPDSQKLYCPFLDCSALLVNDSGVVLKKIECISCKRSFCAECHVPWHSEFTCKEFQKLYARKGRGKDEKIVKKLAEKKNWMKCPKCKMYIEKAEGCVHMTCRCEHEFCYRCGSKWTENHGGCKQKR, translated from the exons ATGGATGAAGCATCCAGGCAGAAGATGAAGATGAGAATTCAATATTTTGTATTTAGGATCAAGCTCCAGCTGCGCTTGCGGGCAGCCATGACTG TATGCTCTCAAATAATCAAAAGTAGCAGAATCACCACTGCAGATGCAGAATATGCAGAAGAATTGCAGTTTCACGAAGCATTATTGGTTTCTCTTGTCACAGCTGCCCCACCAAATGATGCATCTTCATCAGTGCAAGAACCTATTCCCAACCCTGAAATGCTAAATTATGAACAATTGCTCGAGGATTCACCTCTAAGCTTCTGTGAAATTTGTTTAGAGAACAAAGAAAGCTGGCAGATGTTCGAGAACGACAAATGCTCGCACTCCTTTTGTTATGAATGCACATCCAACCATATCATCTCCAAGATTCGAGAAAATCTGAAAATCATCCCTTGCCCTGCTTTATACTGCAAGACCATACTAAATTTTGAAGCTTGCCAGATGATGGTCCCGGATGACATACTCGTAAAATGGCACGAGTTGCTATGTCTATCGCTGATTCCCGACTCCCAGAAGCTATATTGCCCTTTTCTTGACTGTTCAGCCTTGCTCGTAAATGATTCAGGGGTAGTTTTGAAGAAGATAGAATGTATTTCGTGCAAGAGATCGTTTTGTGCGGAATGTCATGTCCCGTGGCATTCTGAGTTCACCTGCAAGGAATTCCAGAAGCTTTATGCAAGAAAGGGACGGGGGAAAGACGAGAAGATAGTGAAGAAACTTGCTGAGAAGAAGAACTGGATGAAATGCCCCAAATGCAAGATGTATATCGAAAAGGCCGAGGGGTGCGTGCATATGACTTGCAGGTGTGAGCATGAATTCTGCTACAGATGTGGATCAAAGTGGACTGAGAATCATGGTGGCTGCAAACAGAAGCGGTAG
- the LOC140832804 gene encoding E3 ubiquitin-protein ligase RSL1-like isoform X3, protein MICSQIIKSSRITTADAEYAEELQFHEALLVSLVTAAPPNDASSSVQEPIPNPEMLNYEQLLEDSPLSFCEICLENKESWQMFENDKCSHSFCYECTSNHIISKIRENLKIIPCPALYCKTILNFEACQMMVPDDILVKWHELLCLSLIPDSQKLYCPFLDCSALLVNDSGVVLKKIECISCKRSFCAECHVPWHSEFTCKEFQKLYARKGRGKDEKIVKKLAEKKNWMKCPKCKMYIEKAEGCVHMTCRCEHEFCYRCGSKWTENHGGCKQKR, encoded by the exons ATGA TATGCTCTCAAATAATCAAAAGTAGCAGAATCACCACTGCAGATGCAGAATATGCAGAAGAATTGCAGTTTCACGAAGCATTATTGGTTTCTCTTGTCACAGCTGCCCCACCAAATGATGCATCTTCATCAGTGCAAGAACCTATTCCCAACCCTGAAATGCTAAATTATGAACAATTGCTCGAGGATTCACCTCTAAGCTTCTGTGAAATTTGTTTAGAGAACAAAGAAAGCTGGCAGATGTTCGAGAACGACAAATGCTCGCACTCCTTTTGTTATGAATGCACATCCAACCATATCATCTCCAAGATTCGAGAAAATCTGAAAATCATCCCTTGCCCTGCTTTATACTGCAAGACCATACTAAATTTTGAAGCTTGCCAGATGATGGTCCCGGATGACATACTCGTAAAATGGCACGAGTTGCTATGTCTATCGCTGATTCCCGACTCCCAGAAGCTATATTGCCCTTTTCTTGACTGTTCAGCCTTGCTCGTAAATGATTCAGGGGTAGTTTTGAAGAAGATAGAATGTATTTCGTGCAAGAGATCGTTTTGTGCGGAATGTCATGTCCCGTGGCATTCTGAGTTCACCTGCAAGGAATTCCAGAAGCTTTATGCAAGAAAGGGACGGGGGAAAGACGAGAAGATAGTGAAGAAACTTGCTGAGAAGAAGAACTGGATGAAATGCCCCAAATGCAAGATGTATATCGAAAAGGCCGAGGGGTGCGTGCATATGACTTGCAGGTGTGAGCATGAATTCTGCTACAGATGTGGATCAAAGTGGACTGAGAATCATGGTGGCTGCAAACAGAAGCGGTAG
- the LOC140832804 gene encoding E3 ubiquitin-protein ligase RSL1-like isoform X1, producing the protein MSEFVISFIFYCAGTFLAITAPAWMILYSNRKKKIIKPMNNQLILESGVIGDLPERLSLVDMSKDVCSQIIKSSRITTADAEYAEELQFHEALLVSLVTAAPPNDASSSVQEPIPNPEMLNYEQLLEDSPLSFCEICLENKESWQMFENDKCSHSFCYECTSNHIISKIRENLKIIPCPALYCKTILNFEACQMMVPDDILVKWHELLCLSLIPDSQKLYCPFLDCSALLVNDSGVVLKKIECISCKRSFCAECHVPWHSEFTCKEFQKLYARKGRGKDEKIVKKLAEKKNWMKCPKCKMYIEKAEGCVHMTCRCEHEFCYRCGSKWTENHGGCKQKR; encoded by the exons ATGTCAGAATTTGTCATTTCATTCATATTTTACTGTGCCGGAACGTTCCTTGCCATCACTGCTCCTGCATGGATGATTCTGTATTCCaatagaaagaaaaaaataatcaaaccCATGAATAATCAGTTGATTCTAGAGTCTGGGGTCATCGGAGATTTGCCGGAGAGGCTGAGTTTGGTTGACATGTCCAAAGACG TATGCTCTCAAATAATCAAAAGTAGCAGAATCACCACTGCAGATGCAGAATATGCAGAAGAATTGCAGTTTCACGAAGCATTATTGGTTTCTCTTGTCACAGCTGCCCCACCAAATGATGCATCTTCATCAGTGCAAGAACCTATTCCCAACCCTGAAATGCTAAATTATGAACAATTGCTCGAGGATTCACCTCTAAGCTTCTGTGAAATTTGTTTAGAGAACAAAGAAAGCTGGCAGATGTTCGAGAACGACAAATGCTCGCACTCCTTTTGTTATGAATGCACATCCAACCATATCATCTCCAAGATTCGAGAAAATCTGAAAATCATCCCTTGCCCTGCTTTATACTGCAAGACCATACTAAATTTTGAAGCTTGCCAGATGATGGTCCCGGATGACATACTCGTAAAATGGCACGAGTTGCTATGTCTATCGCTGATTCCCGACTCCCAGAAGCTATATTGCCCTTTTCTTGACTGTTCAGCCTTGCTCGTAAATGATTCAGGGGTAGTTTTGAAGAAGATAGAATGTATTTCGTGCAAGAGATCGTTTTGTGCGGAATGTCATGTCCCGTGGCATTCTGAGTTCACCTGCAAGGAATTCCAGAAGCTTTATGCAAGAAAGGGACGGGGGAAAGACGAGAAGATAGTGAAGAAACTTGCTGAGAAGAAGAACTGGATGAAATGCCCCAAATGCAAGATGTATATCGAAAAGGCCGAGGGGTGCGTGCATATGACTTGCAGGTGTGAGCATGAATTCTGCTACAGATGTGGATCAAAGTGGACTGAGAATCATGGTGGCTGCAAACAGAAGCGGTAG
- the LOC140832806 gene encoding protein PHOSPHATE-INDUCED 1-like has translation MASNHVIISLLLVLFSAFNSSSAQDQLLRYHNGALLQGTISINLIWYGHFKPSQTAIISDFISSLSDSASTPTNPSVATWWKGLEKYYHLANSKNPSSLSLRLGKQIFDEECSLGKSLSQKQIVQLASKGDQKNAINVVLTASDVTVAGFCVNRCGTHGSKSSVVKGKNQKFAYIWVGNSETQCPGYCAWPFHQPIYGPQNPPLGSPNNDVGMDGVVTVLSGLLAGTATNPFGDGFYQGPATAPLEAASACPGVYGKGAYPGHAGDLLLDPTTGGSYNAHGSSGRKYLLPAIYDPSTSKCSTLV, from the coding sequence ATGGCTTCTAACCATGTTATTATATCTCTGCTTTTGGTTCTGTTTTCTGCATTCAATTCGTCTTCTGCTCAAGACCAGCTTCTTCGTTACCACAATGGTGCACTCTTGCAAGGAACCATCTCTATCAATCTCATATGGTACGGCCACTTCAAGCCATCCCAAACGGCTATCATCTCAGATTTCATCTCCTCCTTGTCAGATTCCGCCTCCACCCCAACCAACCCATCCGTGGCCACTTGGTGGAAGGGCTTGGAGAAATACTACCACCTCGCCAACTCCAAGAATCCATCCTCACTGTCTCTCCGTTTGGGCAAACAGATCTTCGACGAGGAATGCTCTCTCGGGAAATCACTCTCGCAGAAACAGATCGTGCAGCTGGCGTCGAAGGGGGACCAGAAGAACGCCATCAACGTCGTGTTGACGGCTTCCGATGTCACCGTCGCTGGGTTCTGCGTGAACAGGTGCGGAACCCACGGATCCAAGAGCTCCGTCGTGAAAGGGAAGAATCAGAAATTCGCATACATTTGGGTGGGAAATTCGGAGACACAGTGCCCCGGCTACTGTGCTTGGCCCTTCCATCAGCCCATTTACGGCCCGCAGAACCCGCCACTGGGATCCCCCAACAATGATGTGGGCATGGACGGAGTGGTGACTGTTCTATCCGGGCTTTTAGCCGGAACCGCCACGAACCCGTTCGGAGACGGGTTCTACCAAGGCCCGGCTACTGCTCCACTGGAAGCTGCTTCGGCTTGCCCTGGCGTGTACGGGAAAGGGGCCTACCCGGGTCACGCCGGAGACTTGCTGTTGGATCCGACCACCGGTGGTAGCTACAACGCTCATGGTTCGAGTGGTCGGAAATACCTTCTTCCGGCCATATACGATCCTTCCACTTCCAAATGTTCCACTTTAGTTTGA
- the LOC140832803 gene encoding receptor protein-tyrosine kinase CEPR1-like yields the protein MSLVFLSSSFAATKIAKTWASIMCSMVLARSFFLFLIVFPSFRSCLATIEIQSRFFDIAKSTLLGNYSAKWDDGGYCNYTGISCDDQENVVQIDISGWSLSGKFPVDQVCSFLPKLRVLRAGNNNFNETFPRGIVACILLEELNMSSTRSTGSLPDFSPLKALKILDLSYNRFSGDFPLSIVNLTNLEVLNFNENEGFSLWKLPHNISSLIKLQSMVLTTCMLFGEIPGTIGDMSSLIDLELSGNYLTGRIPKELGKLENLKQLELYYNQLDGEIPEELGNLTELEDLDMSVNKFSGSIPESICRLPNLKVFQLYNNSLTGEIPAIIANLTTLNTLSLYDNFLTGEVPKNLGKSSAMVALDLSENRLSGKLPEGLCSGGKLNYLLMLQNSISGELPGSYAKCESLIRFRVSGNDLEGNIPEGIFSLAHVSIIDLAYNHLSGYIPRSIENAKNLSELFMQGNKISGVIPSEISLAVNLVKIDLSNNILSGPIPSEIGDLRLLNLLLLQSNNLSSLIPESLSSLKSLNVLDLSSNMFTGEVPERLSELLPNSLNLSNNHLSGPIPMSFIKSGLLKFFSGNPSLCMPSNRYSSDHNFPVCSQVYNRKKINHAWLIGWVSLGIVVLGTILFLKRCLSKDEKMFEKDDTVSSSVFSYDFKCFHLLTFDQHEIMVAMIEKNIVGYGGSGTVYKVHLKHGEFVAVKKLWTSRKAKDSPPEDQLILDEGLKTEVETLGSIRHKNIVKLYCYLSSPECSLLVYEYMTNGNLWNALHKEKNFILDWPKRHQIALGIAQGLAYLHHDLLFPIIHRDIKSTNILLDADYQPKVADFGIAKVLQAGESKDSTTTVIAGTYGYLAPEYAFSSKATTKCDVYSFGVVLMELLTGRKPVAAEFGENKNIIYWVATKVETKEGALEVLDRRVSGFFKEEMIKVLLIAIRCTCRTPALRPTMNEVVQLLIEAGPCRFECCMASNKLKKTADTTTKPKNSFDL from the exons ATGTCTCTTGTCTTCCTCTCCTCATCCTTTGCAGCAACAAAAATAGCTAAAACTTGGGCCTCGATCATGTGTAGTATGGTTTTGGCACgttcatttttcctttttctgatCGTGTTCCCGTCTTTTCGTTCTTGCCTTGCTACCATTGAGATTCAGTCTCGGTTCTTTGATATTGCAAAGAGTACACTCTTGGGGAATTATTCAGCCAAATGGGACGACGGCGGTTATTGCAACTATACCGGGATATCTTGTGATGATCAAGAAAATGTTGTGCAGATTGATATCTCTGGATGGTCTCTGTCTGGGAAATTTCCTGTTGATCAAGTCTGCTCCTTTCTTCCGAAACTACGGGTTCTTCGTGCAGGAAACAACAACTTTAATGAAACCTTCCCTCGTGGCATCGTGGCGTGTATTTTGTTGGAAGAACTAAACATGAGTTCTACACGTTCCACAGGTTCATTACCAGATTTCTCTCCCTTGAAAGCTTTAAAGATTCTTGATCTTTCTTACAACCGTTTTTCTGGTGACTTCCCTTTATCAATCGTAAATCTCACAAATCTTGAGGTGCTGAATTTTAACGAAAACGAAGGGTTCAGCTTGTGGAAACTGCCACACAACATATCAAGTTTGATCAAACTTCAGTCCATGGTGCTGACAACTTGTATGTTGTTTGGCGAAATCCCGGGCACTATAGGAGACATGAGTTCCTTGATTGATCTTGAATTGAGTGGCAATTATCTGACGGGACGAATTCCTAAAGAACTTGGAAAGCTAGAGAATTTGAAGCAGCTGGAACTTTACTACAACCAACTCGATGGGGAAATACCTGAGGAGCTTGGAAATCTGACAGAACTAGAAGACTTAGACATGTCTGTAAACAAATTCAGTGGCAGTATACCAGAATCCATATGTCGGCTCCCAAATCTGAAAGTTTTTCAACTTTACAACAATAGTCTGACAGGGGAAATCCCAGCTATTATTGCGAATTTGACAACATTAAACACGTTGTCCCTTTACGACAACTTCTTGACTGGTGAAGTCCCAAAAAATCTTGGAAAATCATCAGCCATGGTTGCCTTGGATTTGTCTGAGAATCGTCTTTCTGGGAAACTTCCGGAAGGGTTGTGCAGCGGAGGGAAACTGAACTACCTGCTCATGCTTCAGAACTCGATCTCTGGTGAACTGCCGGGAAGTTACGCAAAATGTGAGTCTTTAATCCGTTTTCGTGTTAGCGGTAATGATTTGGAAGGAAATATACCAGAAGGGATTTTTAGTCTTGCTCATGTTTCGATAATCGATTTGGCATATAATCATTTGAGTGGTTATATTCCAAGATCCATTGAAAATGCCAAGAACTTATCAGAACTTTTCATGCAAGGAAACAAGATTTCAGGTGTTATCCCATCTGAAATCTCTCTTGCTGTGAACTTGGTTAAAATTGATCTTAGTAACAATATTTTGTCCGGTCCCATACCTTCGGAAATTGGAGACTTGAGATTGCTCAATCTTCTTCTTCTACAAAGTAACAACCTGAGTTCTTTGATCCCCGAATCGCTTTCTTCACTGAAATCTCTCAATGTTCTTGATCTGTCAAGTAATATGTTTACCGGAGAAGTCCCAGAAAGGCTGAGTGAACTGCTTCCCAATTCTTTAAACTTATCGAACAATCATCTTTCAGGACCGATTCCTATGTCATTCATAAAGAGTGGATTGTTGAAGTTTTTTTCGGGCAATCCAAGCTTATGTATGCCTTCTAACCGTTACTCTTCTGATCATAACTTTCCCGTATGTTCCCAAGTTTATAACCGGAAGAAAATAAACCATGCTTGGCTTATCGGGTGGGTCTCTTTAGGAATAGTAGTTCTTGGAACCATCCTGTTTCTAAAAAGATGTCTAAGCAAAGACGAGAAAATGTTTGAAAAAGATGATACAGTTTCATCGTCAGTTTTTTCATATGATTTCAAGTGTTTCCACCTGTTAACCTTTGATCAACATGAGATCATGGTGGCCATGATTGAGAAAAACATTGTGGGATATGGAGGATCTGGGACCGTTTACAAGGTTCATCTGAAACATGGGGAATTTGTCGCTGTCAAGAAACTCTGGACCAGTCGAAAAGCTAAAGATTCACCTCCTGAGGACCAGTTGATTCTTGATGAAGGACTCAAAACTGAGGTTGAGACTCTAGGTAGCATTAGGCACAAGAATATTGTAAAATTGTACTGCTATCTTTCCAGTCCAGAATGCAGCTTACTTGTATATGAATACATGACAAATGGGAACCTCTGGAATGCACTTCACAAAGAAAAAAACTTCATCTTGGATTGGCCTAAAAGACACCAGATAGCGCTAGGGATTGCTCAGGGATTGGCGTATCTTCACCACGATTTGTTGTTTCCCATTATCCATCGAGATATCAAATCTACGAACATACTTTTGGACGCTGATTACCAGCCGAAAGTCGCAGATTTTGGGATAGCTAAGGTTTTGCAGGCTGGGGAATCAAAGGATTCTACTACAACTGTTATTGCAGGAACTTATGGCTACTTGGCACCAG AATATGCCTTTTCCTCCAAGGCGACGACTAAGTGTGACGTGTACAGTTTTGGGGTGGTGCTAATGGAACTACTAACTGGTAGAAAGCCTGTTGCAGCAGAGTTTGGTGAgaacaagaacatcatatattgGGTTGCCACTAAGGTGGAGACTAAGGAAGGGGCGTTGGAGGTACTCGACAGACGAGTATCGGGGTTTTTCAAAGAAGAGAtgatcaaagttcttctaatcgCCATACGTTGCACCTGTAGGACCCCTGCTTTACGTCCCACAATGAATGAGGTCGTTCAGTTGTTGATCGAGGCAGGTCCGTGCCGATTTGAATGTTGCATGGCATCAAACAAGCTGAAGAAAACTGCGGACACCACCACCAAGCCTAAAAATAGCTTTGATCTGTGA
- the LOC140832805 gene encoding protein PHOSPHATE-INDUCED 1-like, whose product MASNHVIISLLLVLFSAFNSSSAQDQLLRYHNGALLQGTISINLIWYGHFKPSQTAIISDFISSLSDSASTPTNPSVATWWKGLEKYYHLANSKNPSSLSLRLGKQILDEECSLGKSLSQKQIVQLASKGDQKNAINVVLTASDVTVAGFCVNRCGTHGSKSSVVKGKNQKFAYIWVGNSEAQCPGYCAWPFHQPIYGPQNPPLGSPNNDVGMDGVVTVLSGLLAGTTTNPFGDGFYQGPATAPLEAASACPGVYGKGAYPGYAGDLLLDPTTGGSYNAHGSSGRKYLLPAIYDPSTSKCSTLV is encoded by the coding sequence ATGGCTTCTAACCATGTTATTATATCTCTGCTTTTGGTTCTGTTTTCTGCATTCAATTCGTCTTCTGCTCAAGACCAGCTTCTTCGTTACCACAATGGTGCACTCTTGCAAGGAACCATCTCTATCAATCTCATATGGTACGGCCACTTCAAGCCATCCCAAACGGCTATCATCTCAGATTTCATCTCCTCCTTGTCAGATTCCGCCTCCACCCCAACCAACCCATCCGTGGCCACTTGGTGGAAGGGCTTGGAGAAATACTACCACCTCGCCAACTCCAAGAATCCATCCTCACTGTCTCTCCGTTTGGGCAAACAGATCCTCGACGAGGAATGCTCTCTCGGGAAATCTCTCTCGCAGAAACAGATCGTGCAGCTGGCGTCGAAGGGTGACCAGAAGAACGCCATCAACGTCGTGTTGACGGCTTCCGATGTCACCGTCGCTGGGTTCTGCGTGAACAGGTGCGGAACCCACGGATCCAAGAGCTCCGTCGTGAAAGGGAAGAATCAGAAATTCGCATACATTTGGGTGGGAAATTCGGAGGCACAGTGCCCCGGCTACTGTGCTTGGCCCTTCCATCAGCCCATTTACGGCCCGCAGAACCCGCCACTGGGATCCCCCAACAATGATGTGGGCATGGACGGAGTGGTGACTGTTCTATCCGGGCTTTTGGCCGGAACCACCACGAACCCGTTCGGAGACGGGTTCTACCAAGGCCCGGCTACTGCTCCACTGGAAGCTGCTTCGGCTTGCCCTGGCGTGTACGGGAAAGGGGCCTACCCGGGTTACGCCGGAGACTTGCTGTTGGATCCGACCACCGGTGGTAGCTACAACGCTCATGGTTCGAGTGGTCGGAAATACCTTCTTCCGGCCATATACGATCCTTCCACTTCCAAATGTTCCACTTTAGTTTGA